The following proteins are co-located in the Bradyrhizobium sp. AZCC 2176 genome:
- the gtdA gene encoding gentisate 1,2-dioxygenase, with translation MEAVQKTPEREAFYKKIDGENLSALWNVLGDLVTPEPRSACRPHLWKFDSIREYMTEAGKLITAKEAERRVLVLENPGLRGQSKVTTSLFAGVQMVVPGDVAPAHRHSQSALRFVLEGKGAHTTVDGERTAMEPGDFVITPSMTWHDHSNETSEPMFWLDGLDIPMVQFFDASFAEGSNEDQQKISKPAGDSFARYGHNLLPVDEKRKSKTSPIFNYPYHHTREALELAKTRNEWDACHGLKLKFSNPETGDFAMPTIGTFIQLLPKGFKTARYRATDATVFAAIEGKGRTRIGDQTFEWGARDLFVVPSWHWVTHEADTDAVLFSFSDRPVQQKLDLFREDRGNA, from the coding sequence ATGGAAGCCGTGCAGAAGACGCCGGAACGCGAAGCGTTCTACAAGAAGATCGACGGCGAAAATCTCTCCGCATTGTGGAACGTGCTGGGCGATCTTGTCACGCCGGAGCCGCGAAGCGCCTGCCGGCCGCATCTGTGGAAGTTCGATTCCATCCGCGAATACATGACCGAAGCCGGCAAGCTGATCACCGCCAAGGAAGCCGAGCGGCGGGTGCTGGTGCTGGAGAATCCCGGCCTGCGCGGCCAGTCGAAGGTCACGACATCGCTGTTTGCCGGCGTGCAGATGGTGGTCCCGGGCGACGTCGCCCCGGCTCACCGGCACAGCCAGTCGGCGCTGCGCTTCGTGCTCGAAGGCAAGGGCGCCCATACCACCGTCGACGGCGAGCGCACCGCGATGGAGCCCGGTGATTTCGTCATCACACCGTCGATGACCTGGCACGATCATTCCAACGAAACATCCGAGCCGATGTTCTGGCTCGACGGGCTCGACATCCCGATGGTGCAGTTCTTCGATGCGTCCTTTGCCGAAGGCTCGAACGAGGACCAGCAGAAGATCTCAAAACCCGCCGGCGACAGCTTTGCCCGCTACGGCCACAATTTGCTGCCGGTCGACGAGAAGCGCAAATCCAAGACCTCGCCGATCTTCAACTATCCCTATCATCATACGCGCGAGGCGCTGGAGCTGGCCAAGACGCGCAATGAATGGGACGCCTGCCACGGCCTGAAGCTGAAATTCTCCAATCCTGAGACCGGCGATTTCGCGATGCCGACGATCGGCACCTTCATTCAGTTGCTGCCCAAGGGCTTCAAGACCGCGCGCTACCGCGCGACCGACGCCACGGTATTTGCCGCGATCGAGGGCAAGGGCCGCACTCGGATCGGCGATCAGACGTTCGAGTGGGGCGCGCGCGACTTGTTCGTGGTGCCGAGCTGGCACTGGGTCACGCACGAGGCCGACACCGACGCGGTGCTGTTCTCGTTCTCGGACCGTCCGGTGCAGCAGAAGCTCGACCTGTTCCGCGAGGACCGCGGGAACGCGTGA